The nucleotide window TTTCGGCACCTATTCTGGCAGGCGCCTTCGCTGTCGCGTGGGAATGGGAGAACACCGAGTTGGTCAGCGAGCTGATCGAATATCACAGTGCTCGCGGAACTTTCAACGCGGTACCGCAACGGAGGGCAATCGACGAGTGGGCTTCCACCGCAACGACACCAGCGATCGCCCCTCCCGATGAGGACCTGGCGCCGCAGCCGGCCCAGGCGGCATCGGGGCCGTCATCGCCGATACGGAATTCGCTGACCCGGCTGGGCCCGCTGCCACCTCTGCAGATGCACCCTGACGGCGGGGCGATCCTGAGCCACTATCGGGCCCTGGCGTTGCAACGCTACGGTCGCGCCGTCACTGCGGCCGAAGCCACCTGGTCTACCTGGCCATGAACCATTCGGACCGACCGACACTGGTCCTGCGATACGCCGATGTCGGCATCGCTACGTACGCCAGTTTGCGAATAGTCGGCCAACCATCGAGAACTGCCAACTGGGTAGTGGACGAACCGATCCTGCTGGCGGCCTTGCAAGAACTCATCGACGCATTGCCCGAGCCGTATGGCTCGGAGAGCCGGCGCGATGCCATTGAGCGTGCGCTGACCCGAGGGCCGTTCGCGGCCCCGGATACTGAGCTAACGGTCGCGTTCATCCTAGGGGTCCTGCTGATCGGTCCACCCGGATGGCGGCTGTTGGCCGACTGCGTGGCATCACCGCGCCCCGTTCTGTTCATCTCGCCCAGCGCCCGCCTTGCGCGTGTTCCCTGGGGCTTGCTCGCGGTGCCGAAATCGGGACCGAGCCGGGAAGAATTGGTGCGTGCCCGCCAGCCGGCCATTACCGGAAGCGGACGGACCGCGGCGCAAATCCCTTGGCAGCTAGCCGATATCGCAGAGCACACCGACGGTTTTCGACTGATGGAGTTGGTTGACGTGCTGATCGCGGTACCGCAGAACATCGTGCACGCACCACGCACACCGGCGAGCTGGGCCAGCAGGCAAGATGATCCTCCCCTACTTGTCTTGGATCCTCGGGTGCCGGGGCAGCGGCCCGATTCACCGCTTGGTTCGGTGTTGGGCAGGCCATCCGACCGTACCCCGGTAGCGAGGCATTTCGCGGAACTGATGCAACGCCGCGCCGTGCTCCCCCCGGTGGATAACGTGGCAGAGCTGTTCCGCCGTCAAGACGCCGACCGCCGGTGGCTATCGAAGCAGTTGACGCAGAACCCGAGTCGAATATTGTACGTCGGCCACGCGAGTTCGGCGGATGGCGATCTGGGTCACGCCGACCGCGCGTCGCTGCACCTGGCCTGTGCGGCAGCGATCACCGGAGACGGCTCCGCCATTGGCGACCACCGGCCGCTTACCGCGTCGGATCTGATCAAGCTGCGGCCGCCGATGCCGCCACGAGTGGCGCTGCTGGCGTGTGCGTCCGGAGGTGACTACCAATTCGACGAAGCCACCGGTCTGGTTTCTGCGATGATTCTGTGCGGCGCTCAACTGGTGACCGCCACGCTGTGGTCACTTCCTACCACGGCAGCCTATCGACAATTCACCGACGGCGATGCCGATCTGATCGATCCGATGGCCGAGGTGGTCACCGCGGTTGACCTCGCTCACCAATCCGCGGATTCCGGATGCGCGGTAAATCGCTGGCAGCGTGCACAAATGCGGCGCTGGCGAGACGGAAACGTTGACGCCAACCCGCTGTATTGGGGCGCC belongs to Mycobacterium basiliense and includes:
- a CDS encoding CHAT domain-containing protein; the protein is MNHSDRPTLVLRYADVGIATYASLRIVGQPSRTANWVVDEPILLAALQELIDALPEPYGSESRRDAIERALTRGPFAAPDTELTVAFILGVLLIGPPGWRLLADCVASPRPVLFISPSARLARVPWGLLAVPKSGPSREELVRARQPAITGSGRTAAQIPWQLADIAEHTDGFRLMELVDVLIAVPQNIVHAPRTPASWASRQDDPPLLVLDPRVPGQRPDSPLGSVLGRPSDRTPVARHFAELMQRRAVLPPVDNVAELFRRQDADRRWLSKQLTQNPSRILYVGHASSADGDLGHADRASLHLACAAAITGDGSAIGDHRPLTASDLIKLRPPMPPRVALLACASGGDYQFDEATGLVSAMILCGAQLVTATLWSLPTTAAYRQFTDGDADLIDPMAEVVTAVDLAHQSADSGCAVNRWQRAQMRRWRDGNVDANPLYWGALVTFAVDGAR